In Sulfuritortus calidifontis, the sequence TTACTGCACTCGTCTTCCGCATCCGGATAAAAACAATAAACACCCACAGGCGAAACATCATCCAGTTTTGTAGTTTTTTCATTTAGACGCCACGCCATTTTTACCTGCCTGCTATAGTGCAAGCAGCCTTCCTTCCCATGTTCGGGCTTCATCAGCCCGACATACACACCAACATCTCCTTTTTTTTCGCAGCGCTCTATGCCATATCTATTAATCGCGTTCTTGCGCCACGCCAGTTTTCCATTTTGCAATTGATAACGCAGCAGATTGATTGGGAGACGACGCCCATCAATCACAGTTCTAGTCATATCTCTATCAACCTGTATAAGCACAAAACCACCTTCGTCTTTTATGTATCCCCTTTCAATAAGAATCGTATTCCCATTCGAACTCAAGATACTGCCACCCAATGTATTCCAACCAGGCAAGTCACCTTGTTTACTACCCAAAATCTTTGGCGGAATGCGCAAACCAATAAGCTGCTCAATGCCAGATATTTCTGCACCAGTCGCAGAGCCACCGCCAATAAACAGTAATGTGGCGATAACAATATAAAAAGCCCACTTTTGCATTGGCAATCTATTTTGAATGTGCGTTTTGTTTCTTTTTGTAGATAGTTCCTGATTTTCCGAGTTTGTTTCTTTCCATACGTCAATACCAACCAGTTTCATTGCCTGAGCCATTCTTTAGTCCCCTTCATTAGCCCTGACCATATCTTCACCATCCCGACGGCGCTCATCCTCCACCACCTCCATCCGCGTCGCCTGCTGGCGCGGCCCGAAGCTGAGCACCTCGTCCACTTGCAGGCCGCGCGGGATCTGGTGGGTGATGAAGAGCATGGTGACCTTGCCCTTGAGCTCGACCAAAGCGACCAAAGGGGTCAGCTTCGGAATATTTTTCAACAAAGCCCTCATACGCATCCTCCCATCAGAATCCAAAATCCACCTGGTCTTTTGACTCGTCGCTTCTCACAGGTTTGCCGGTCGGCCTACCCGGCTTGCTCTGCATGCGCCGGATTCCCACAGCCGCGCAAACCTTGTCGCTGAATCGATCGCTGCCCAGCGGCCGCCCCTGGGATAGGGCAAGCCGGATGTCGGCAAGTGCCTCGTCGTCCAATTGGCTGCGAAACAGGGCTCGGTAGGCGATGTGCCTGCCCGGCCCATCCTGATCGAGGGCAAGGTAGAGCGGATGGGGCGTGATGCGCCGGTCGGCTTGGCCGAGCCCATTGTGCCGGTAGCTGCTCCAACGGTATTGGCCGGGGTCTTGCACCATGTCGGCGCGGACGGGATTGAGTTCGATGTAGCGCATGCAGGTGAGCAGGTAGGCGTCTTCCTGTACGAGGCTGGATTTGTAGCGCCCTTCCCACAGGCTGCCGGTGCGTTTGTAGCTGCGGTTGATGTATTGGACATAGCGTCTCCCGATGGCCTGCATGAGTTTAGCGGTGCCGGTTTCGGTTTCCGGGGTGACCAGAAGATGGACGTGGTTGGTCATCAGGACATAGGCGTGGATGGCGCAATGCCAATCGGCAGCCGCTTTCTCCAGCCAATGGAGGTAACTGTGACAGTCCTCCT encodes:
- a CDS encoding transposase, translating into MPRRPRIKLAGLPQHIVQRGINREPCFFAEEDCHSYLHWLEKAAADWHCAIHAYVLMTNHVHLLVTPETETGTAKLMQAIGRRYVQYINRSYKRTGSLWEGRYKSSLVQEDAYLLTCMRYIELNPVRADMVQDPGQYRWSSYRHNGLGQADRRITPHPLYLALDQDGPGRHIAYRALFRSQLDDEALADIRLALSQGRPLGSDRFSDKVCAAVGIRRMQSKPGRPTGKPVRSDESKDQVDFGF